A stretch of Desulfovibrio sp. UIB00 DNA encodes these proteins:
- the cas3 gene encoding CRISPR-associated helicase Cas3': MRNVADLASSAAAKVGLPLTGHLVGLLHDFGKYSKEFQNYILSAAGCITPGEPGYTDPITCKGKINHAFAGGQHLWERLQGNDLKKAIARMLALCILSHHSGLKDCISPDGKDAFTQNYMARPEEKTHRDQCVERCDQAFLEEIENEISNALLLEVRAVMMKLRERVMNKQPASADINDQRDCANSRDFQLGLLARFLFSCLIDADRTDSADFEDQKGAEIRRSGVRRPWDALVQRFEAALAQKTPQHAIDHIRGDISAHCAHRAQDAPGMFTLTVPTGGGKTLASLRFALLHAQKHQMDRVIYVIPYTSIIDQNADVARKILEQGEAPGSIVLEHHSSFMPNEDSNAEEVASRWEKLSENWDAPVIFTTMVQFLESLFGAGTSSARRMHNLARSVIVFDEVQTVPVRCLRMFCNAVDFLTGQCGSTAVLCTATQPRLGNLPHPLRGSLDIQPGMEIVPKVPDLFTRLKRTTFFDHCHTAMGAEDVAALAQEEQQSHGSCLVVCNTKRMAEKIYALCAKQEVINFYYLSTNLCPAHRMEKLEAMRADLKNGRPVLCVSTQLIECGVDISFRSVIRMAAGLDSILQAAGRCNRHGENEPGRVHVVLVKADAENLDWLKDIKDGRDIFLDTVRLKYAQELLESGYDFTMPQLVATYFDHYFHRKGAVLSYAAGDNNSLLDMLGSNQGAGNKNPFPILGQSFSAAAKIFRSIDSASKSILVPYKDGEGIIAALCSSDLLYKKYELLRKAQRFSVNIFPHTERDLIQKNALYPIQDSGMFALRPNFYCNEQGVSAQSEQKLRLCNY, encoded by the coding sequence TTGCGCAACGTCGCTGACCTGGCATCATCAGCGGCAGCCAAGGTCGGCTTGCCCCTGACAGGTCATCTGGTTGGCCTGCTGCATGATTTTGGCAAGTATTCAAAAGAATTCCAGAATTATATTCTTTCCGCTGCTGGCTGCATTACTCCTGGTGAGCCGGGCTACACCGATCCCATAACTTGCAAAGGGAAGATCAATCATGCTTTTGCTGGAGGGCAGCACCTATGGGAGCGCCTGCAAGGCAATGATTTGAAAAAAGCGATTGCCCGGATGCTTGCACTGTGCATTCTGTCCCACCATTCAGGGCTAAAAGATTGCATATCCCCGGACGGCAAGGATGCATTTACACAGAATTACATGGCCCGTCCGGAGGAAAAAACGCACCGTGACCAGTGCGTTGAGCGCTGCGATCAAGCATTCCTTGAAGAAATAGAAAATGAAATCTCGAATGCACTTTTATTGGAAGTGCGAGCAGTTATGATGAAGCTGCGTGAGCGAGTCATGAACAAGCAGCCAGCAAGTGCGGATATCAATGACCAACGGGATTGCGCAAACAGTCGTGATTTTCAGCTTGGATTGCTGGCGCGTTTTTTATTCAGTTGCCTGATTGATGCGGATCGTACTGACAGTGCAGATTTTGAAGATCAAAAAGGGGCGGAAATTCGGCGCAGCGGGGTCAGGCGTCCTTGGGATGCTCTGGTGCAGCGTTTTGAAGCAGCCTTGGCCCAAAAGACCCCGCAACACGCCATCGACCATATCCGGGGCGATATTTCTGCCCATTGCGCCCATCGTGCCCAGGATGCGCCGGGAATGTTCACTCTCACTGTGCCCACTGGCGGGGGCAAGACGCTGGCCAGCCTTCGTTTTGCCCTGCTGCACGCGCAAAAGCACCAGATGGACAGAGTCATCTATGTTATTCCTTATACATCCATTATTGACCAAAACGCCGATGTAGCCCGAAAAATTCTTGAGCAGGGTGAGGCCCCTGGATCCATAGTGCTTGAGCATCATTCCAGTTTTATGCCCAATGAAGATTCTAACGCTGAAGAAGTCGCCAGCCGGTGGGAAAAACTGTCTGAAAATTGGGATGCCCCCGTGATCTTCACCACCATGGTGCAGTTTCTTGAGAGCCTGTTTGGCGCAGGCACAAGCTCCGCCCGCCGCATGCATAATCTTGCACGTAGCGTGATAGTGTTTGATGAAGTGCAGACTGTCCCTGTGCGCTGCTTGCGTATGTTTTGCAACGCTGTGGATTTTTTGACCGGGCAATGTGGTTCTACCGCAGTGCTTTGCACTGCCACGCAGCCGAGGCTGGGCAATCTGCCGCATCCGCTGCGTGGCAGCCTTGATATACAGCCCGGCATGGAAATCGTGCCAAAGGTGCCAGACCTGTTCACACGCCTCAAGCGCACGACATTTTTTGACCACTGCCATACCGCCATGGGGGCAGAAGATGTGGCCGCGCTGGCGCAAGAAGAGCAACAATCCCACGGCTCATGCCTGGTGGTTTGCAATACCAAGCGAATGGCAGAAAAGATTTATGCGCTTTGCGCCAAACAGGAAGTTATAAACTTCTACTACCTTAGCACCAACCTCTGCCCGGCGCACCGCATGGAAAAGCTTGAAGCCATGCGAGCCGATTTGAAAAACGGGCGTCCTGTGCTTTGCGTAAGCACGCAACTCATTGAGTGTGGCGTGGATATCAGTTTTCGATCTGTTATTCGCATGGCCGCTGGTCTGGATTCCATCCTTCAGGCGGCAGGGCGCTGCAACCGACATGGGGAAAATGAGCCGGGCAGGGTGCATGTGGTACTGGTGAAGGCAGATGCAGAAAATCTGGACTGGCTGAAAGACATTAAAGATGGTCGGGATATCTTTCTTGATACAGTGCGCCTAAAGTATGCACAAGAACTTCTGGAATCTGGCTACGATTTCACCATGCCGCAGCTGGTTGCAACATATTTTGACCATTATTTTCATCGTAAGGGCGCCGTGCTTTCTTATGCGGCAGGCGATAATAATTCTTTGCTTGATATGCTGGGCAGTAATCAAGGTGCTGGCAATAAGAATCCATTCCCCATATTGGGGCAATCATTCAGCGCCGCAGCAAAAATTTTCAGGTCTATCGACTCAGCATCAAAAAGTATTTTGGTGCCTTATAAAGATGGAGAGGGCATCATTGCCGCACTTTGTTCATCAGATTTGCTGTATAAAAAATATGAGCTTTTACGTAAGGCTCAGCGTTTTTCCGTAAACATTTTTCCACATACAGAACGCGATCTTATACAGAAAAATGCCTTGTATCCCATTCAGGATAGTGGCATGTTTGCTCTGAGACCCAACTTTTACTGCAATGAACAGGGCGTTAGCGCGCAATCAGAGCAAAAACTGCGTCTTTGTAATTACTGA
- the cas5c gene encoding type I-C CRISPR-associated protein Cas5c, producing the protein MNNDISFTVYGRYALFSDPVTRVGGEKCSYHIPTYEALKGIVKSIYWKPTLIWVIDKVRILRPFRTQTKGVKPIRPTKGSNDLSIYTYLADVAYQVKARFVWNEHRPELKQDRIEGKHYEITKRMLARGGRQDIFLGTRDCQGYVEPCRFGEGPGAYDDLEELAFGLMFHGFDYPDETGNSSFGARFWKPVMRKGIIEFPSPDDASLLRKEIRPMKPKAFHPGKNYAGCDEEALSLLLQEPETVAYPDVRSLLSDGGPQGGTL; encoded by the coding sequence GTGAATAACGACATATCCTTTACTGTTTATGGGCGTTATGCCCTGTTTTCTGATCCTGTAACTCGAGTCGGCGGCGAAAAATGTTCTTACCATATTCCCACCTACGAGGCCCTCAAGGGAATAGTTAAATCTATATATTGGAAGCCTACGCTGATTTGGGTGATTGACAAGGTACGCATTCTGCGTCCCTTTCGCACGCAAACCAAGGGCGTAAAACCAATCAGGCCCACCAAAGGCAGTAATGATCTTTCCATCTATACCTATCTGGCTGATGTTGCCTATCAGGTAAAGGCCCGTTTTGTATGGAACGAGCACAGGCCGGAACTGAAGCAAGACCGGATTGAAGGCAAGCACTACGAAATAACCAAGCGTATGCTGGCGCGCGGTGGCCGACAGGATATCTTTTTGGGTACGCGCGACTGTCAGGGGTATGTGGAACCTTGCAGGTTTGGCGAAGGCCCCGGTGCGTATGATGACCTGGAAGAGTTGGCCTTTGGCCTCATGTTTCACGGGTTTGATTATCCTGATGAAACCGGAAACTCCAGTTTTGGCGCACGGTTCTGGAAGCCTGTAATGCGCAAGGGGATAATTGAATTCCCTTCGCCGGATGATGCCTCCCTTTTGCGCAAAGAAATCCGCCCCATGAAGCCCAAGGCGTTCCACCCCGGCAAAAACTACGCTGGTTGTGATGAAGAGGCGCTATCCCTCCTTTTGCAGGAGCCAGAAACCGTGGCATATCCTGATGTCCGCAGCCTGCTTTCTGACGGCGGCCCGCAAGGGGGTACGCTGTGA
- the cas8c gene encoding type I-C CRISPR-associated protein Cas8c/Csd1 — protein sequence MQKLFETYEACSQNPAFVDPPQAENGGKEAPALMPVSHTSQQAHIHVVIDGAGNFVRAELLPLKMQFIIPATEDSAGRTSGDSPHPLDDKIHYCAKDYSGGKKNLYSLYAAQLQAWCDSPHSHPKAKAVYAYVSQGHLVNDLLKCGILRGESASSLQTEPTEADKESGADSIFNRLQPKKIGNATVRDQGDALVVWSVVNLPDDMEPRTWKDTSLQQAWMAYDASMMEQKGLCMVQGVECAVAAKHPRNIRRPGDGAKLISSNDSANFTYRGRFLEPEQACTVGYEVSHKAHNALRWLIARQGYRNGDQAVVAWAVSGAPVPNPCEDLFDLSAADFLLDDAPEVQAEKDAAQPPFVPPVNMGLAFAKRLNKALVGYKADLKETDGIAIMAMDAASPGRLSVTFYREQMLKDYLYNLERWQEECAWVLPVRIEDAREGQSKPKTRTVYAPLAPTPETIARVAYGRRIDDKLLKATVERLLPCVVDRAALPRDIVESCVRRACNRAAHEAWEWAEVLGVACAMYRGYFARHIKEGEYSMALDETRNSRDYLFGRLLAVAEYIERSALNCAGEKRPTNAERLMQRFADHPFATWKQLELQLQPYIQRLKSSSHAGLLKRPQKAWKEIYDKFDPEEFTSSNKLSGEFLLGYHCQMSALYATADKESTTEANDQQGA from the coding sequence ATGCAAAAGCTTTTTGAAACGTATGAAGCCTGCTCCCAAAATCCCGCCTTTGTGGACCCGCCACAGGCGGAGAATGGCGGCAAAGAAGCCCCTGCGCTTATGCCCGTGAGCCATACCAGCCAACAGGCACATATTCATGTCGTCATTGACGGGGCTGGAAATTTTGTGAGGGCAGAGCTGCTGCCGTTGAAAATGCAGTTTATTATCCCGGCAACCGAGGATTCCGCAGGTCGTACCAGCGGAGATTCCCCGCATCCTCTGGATGATAAAATTCATTATTGCGCCAAAGACTACTCTGGCGGCAAAAAGAATCTTTATAGCTTGTATGCCGCTCAGTTGCAGGCATGGTGCGATTCTCCCCACAGTCATCCAAAGGCCAAGGCTGTATATGCCTATGTTTCGCAGGGGCATCTGGTGAATGATCTGCTGAAATGTGGAATTTTGCGCGGCGAATCAGCCAGCTCCTTGCAGACGGAACCAACCGAGGCAGACAAAGAGAGCGGCGCAGACAGCATCTTTAACAGATTGCAGCCCAAAAAAATTGGCAACGCCACGGTGCGCGACCAGGGGGACGCCCTGGTGGTATGGAGCGTGGTAAACCTGCCTGATGACATGGAACCGCGCACATGGAAGGACACCAGCCTGCAACAGGCATGGATGGCCTACGATGCATCCATGATGGAGCAAAAAGGCCTTTGCATGGTGCAAGGGGTGGAATGCGCTGTTGCCGCAAAGCATCCGCGCAATATCCGCCGCCCCGGTGATGGTGCGAAGCTTATTTCCTCCAATGATTCCGCAAATTTTACCTACCGTGGGCGCTTTCTGGAGCCGGAGCAGGCCTGCACCGTTGGCTATGAGGTGAGTCACAAGGCGCATAATGCGTTGCGCTGGCTCATAGCGCGGCAAGGCTACCGCAACGGGGATCAGGCTGTTGTGGCCTGGGCTGTGAGCGGCGCGCCTGTGCCTAATCCTTGTGAAGATTTGTTTGATCTGAGCGCCGCCGACTTCTTGCTTGATGACGCGCCTGAGGTGCAGGCAGAGAAGGACGCCGCCCAGCCTCCTTTTGTTCCTCCCGTAAATATGGGGCTGGCCTTTGCAAAAAGGCTGAACAAAGCCCTCGTGGGATACAAGGCTGATCTCAAGGAAACTGACGGCATCGCCATCATGGCTATGGATGCGGCCAGCCCTGGTCGGCTTTCTGTTACGTTCTATCGCGAGCAGATGCTTAAGGATTACCTGTACAATCTGGAAAGATGGCAGGAAGAATGCGCATGGGTCTTGCCTGTGCGCATAGAAGATGCGCGCGAAGGCCAGAGCAAACCCAAAACGCGCACTGTTTACGCGCCCCTTGCCCCCACGCCAGAAACCATTGCCCGCGTTGCATACGGCAGGCGTATTGACGACAAGCTGCTCAAGGCAACTGTAGAGCGGTTGTTGCCATGCGTTGTTGATAGGGCAGCTTTGCCGCGCGATATTGTTGAGAGCTGCGTGCGCCGAGCCTGCAATCGCGCGGCGCATGAGGCATGGGAGTGGGCTGAAGTGTTGGGCGTTGCCTGCGCCATGTACAGGGGCTATTTCGCCAGACACATAAAAGAAGGGGAATACAGCATGGCACTTGATGAAACGCGTAACTCCCGTGACTACCTCTTTGGGCGGCTTCTGGCGGTTGCGGAATATATTGAACGTTCCGCTTTGAATTGCGCGGGAGAAAAACGTCCCACCAATGCCGAGCGGTTGATGCAGCGCTTTGCCGACCATCCTTTTGCCACATGGAAACAGCTTGAGCTTCAGTTGCAGCCGTATATACAGCGGCTGAAGAGCAGTTCCCATGCCGGGCTGCTTAAACGGCCCCAAAAGGCCTGGAAAGAAATTTACGATAAATTTGACCCCGAAGAATTCACTTCTTCAAACAAGCTCAGTGGCGAATTTCTGCTGGGCTACCATTGTCAGATGTCAGCCTTGTACGCCACGGCTGATAAAGAAAGCACCACTGAAGCCAATGACCAGCAAGGAGCGTAA
- the cas7c gene encoding type I-C CRISPR-associated protein Cas7/Csd2, translating into MSLQHKIDFAVILTVDHANPNGDPLNGNRPRTDYDGYGEISDVCLKRKIRDRLMEQKGTQVFVQSDDRKLDNMASLKERAESAEHGLGKDAFNPKKCSKEETARKACAKWFDVRAFGQLFAFGKDGDAAGVSIAVRGPVSIHSAFSVEPVSVASIQITKSVSGEGDGSKRGSDTMGMKHRVDKGVYVFYGSMNPQLAERTGFSDEDAAVLKAILPRLFENDASSARPEGSMAVNQVFWWQHNCASGQYSSAKVHKSLTVNPDGSYTLNGEATPGLKAETISGF; encoded by the coding sequence ATGAGTCTGCAACACAAGATCGACTTCGCCGTTATTCTCACCGTAGATCACGCCAACCCTAACGGCGATCCGCTCAACGGCAACCGTCCCCGTACCGATTATGATGGCTATGGGGAAATCAGCGATGTTTGCCTTAAGCGCAAGATCCGTGATCGGCTCATGGAGCAGAAGGGGACGCAAGTTTTTGTGCAGTCGGACGACCGCAAGCTGGACAACATGGCCTCGCTCAAGGAAAGGGCCGAATCTGCGGAGCACGGCCTTGGCAAGGATGCTTTTAATCCCAAAAAATGCAGCAAGGAAGAAACCGCCCGAAAGGCTTGCGCCAAGTGGTTTGATGTGCGCGCTTTTGGGCAGCTTTTTGCTTTTGGCAAAGATGGCGATGCAGCGGGGGTTTCCATTGCTGTGCGCGGCCCGGTGAGCATTCACTCGGCCTTCAGCGTGGAGCCTGTCAGCGTTGCAAGTATTCAGATCACCAAAAGCGTCAGCGGCGAGGGCGATGGCAGCAAGCGCGGTTCGGACACCATGGGCATGAAGCACCGCGTGGATAAAGGCGTGTATGTTTTTTACGGCAGTATGAATCCGCAGCTTGCCGAACGCACCGGCTTTAGCGATGAAGACGCCGCCGTGCTCAAGGCCATCCTGCCCAGGCTGTTTGAAAATGACGCTTCGTCTGCCCGTCCGGAGGGCAGCATGGCAGTCAATCAGGTGTTCTGGTGGCAACACAACTGCGCTTCCGGGCAGTATTCATCCGCAAAAGTGCATAAAAGCCTCACGGTTAACCCCGATGGCAGCTATACGCTCAACGGCGAGGCAACTCCGGGGTTGAAGGCTGAAACCATTTCAGGTTTTTAA
- a CDS encoding methyl-accepting chemotaxis protein: MNRSISLKLMLGIAAIIIIPMGILFALTSRGIATLSEESFAKSAIGELRQVSNVVTAMFDEYKLNVGMLAVDPLMAQLPQMTTSHVTATEPTPSSAAADDTAGKALDALFRLYRESHPSYTNVYAGNMEGAFVLNSPVVGKTQPGGYDPRKRPWWGMAVSDPSKNYITSAYRSTDGQPMVSACRAVRDSSGKVTGVAAIDITLGTLTDLIKNVHIGRTGFVILVQDDGVVISDPKTPQHNFQKIDGIGNDALAALFKSGSATGEAAISGKQYEAVVYNSPELKWKFIGLIEKSELMEPVNAALWQFATGMLASLIGICIGIWVLAGRLIITPLKTVGVFLKDISAGVYGSLVNRRVDEMGVIFESLNSMSATLKSNISEIEAKTVEAQQQAAAANDATREAEAARLHAERAKAEGMLEAARQLEHMVQMLHQEVSTLSSSSEDIREATLVQRQRIHETATAMEEMNSTVLEVAKNASHAAAQGTDARDKANQGAEVVGRSLEAMRASEQKALELREAMGNLDKQAHGIGAIMTTIEDIADQTNLLALNAAIEAARAGEAGRGFAVVADEVRKLAEKTMHATKEVSDSILSIQRVAGINVQSVEEAVQGLDHASSLAGESGAALGDIVTSTNQSAGQIQSIATAAEQQAATSEEINKSIDEINAIAGQTDERAEASLQATRRLEDLALSLSGLIKELKDQSA, translated from the coding sequence ATGAACAGATCCATATCGCTTAAGCTCATGCTTGGCATTGCGGCAATCATCATCATACCCATGGGCATACTGTTTGCCCTTACGTCGAGGGGCATTGCAACGCTTTCAGAAGAAAGCTTTGCCAAGTCCGCCATAGGCGAACTGCGGCAGGTCAGCAATGTTGTCACAGCCATGTTTGATGAATACAAGCTCAACGTTGGCATGCTGGCTGTTGATCCCCTTATGGCGCAATTGCCGCAGATGACCACAAGCCACGTAACAGCGACGGAACCCACTCCATCAAGTGCTGCTGCGGACGATACCGCTGGCAAGGCGCTGGATGCCCTGTTCCGTCTGTATCGGGAATCGCACCCCTCATATACCAATGTTTATGCGGGTAACATGGAAGGCGCTTTTGTGCTCAACAGCCCCGTAGTCGGTAAAACCCAGCCCGGTGGTTACGATCCGCGCAAACGCCCATGGTGGGGCATGGCCGTGTCTGACCCATCCAAGAACTACATCACCAGCGCCTACAGAAGCACCGATGGTCAGCCAATGGTCAGCGCCTGTCGCGCCGTACGCGACAGCAGCGGCAAAGTTACCGGCGTCGCGGCCATAGATATTACGCTGGGCACCCTCACAGACCTCATTAAAAACGTGCATATTGGCCGCACGGGCTTTGTCATTCTGGTGCAGGATGACGGGGTGGTTATTTCCGACCCCAAAACGCCGCAGCACAATTTTCAGAAAATAGACGGCATCGGCAACGATGCTCTGGCTGCGCTGTTCAAATCCGGCTCAGCCACGGGCGAGGCCGCCATCAGCGGCAAGCAGTATGAAGCTGTGGTGTACAACTCGCCGGAGCTTAAGTGGAAGTTTATCGGCCTCATTGAAAAAAGCGAACTCATGGAGCCTGTCAACGCCGCCTTGTGGCAGTTTGCCACCGGCATGCTGGCAAGCCTCATAGGCATTTGCATCGGTATCTGGGTGCTGGCAGGGCGGCTTATCATTACACCTTTGAAGACCGTGGGCGTGTTTCTCAAGGATATTTCCGCTGGTGTGTATGGCAGCCTCGTCAACCGCCGCGTTGACGAAATGGGCGTGATTTTTGAGTCCCTTAATTCCATGAGCGCCACCCTTAAATCCAATATTTCGGAGATTGAAGCCAAAACTGTTGAAGCACAGCAACAGGCCGCAGCAGCAAATGACGCCACGCGAGAGGCCGAGGCCGCCCGCCTGCACGCCGAACGCGCCAAGGCCGAAGGCATGCTTGAAGCAGCGCGCCAGCTCGAACATATGGTGCAGATGCTCCACCAGGAAGTGAGCACTCTTTCGAGCAGTTCAGAAGACATCCGCGAGGCCACGCTCGTGCAGCGGCAGCGCATCCACGAAACAGCCACGGCCATGGAAGAAATGAATTCCACCGTGCTTGAGGTTGCCAAAAACGCCTCGCATGCCGCCGCTCAGGGCACGGATGCGAGAGACAAGGCCAATCAGGGCGCAGAGGTCGTGGGGCGGTCGCTTGAGGCCATGCGCGCCTCGGAGCAGAAGGCTCTTGAACTGCGCGAAGCCATGGGTAATCTGGATAAACAGGCCCACGGCATCGGCGCAATCATGACGACCATTGAAGACATAGCCGATCAAACAAACCTGCTGGCCCTGAACGCGGCCATTGAGGCCGCCCGCGCTGGCGAGGCGGGCAGAGGCTTTGCAGTTGTGGCCGATGAAGTGCGCAAACTGGCGGAAAAGACCATGCATGCCACCAAGGAAGTGAGCGACTCCATCCTCTCCATCCAGCGGGTAGCCGGAATCAACGTGCAGTCTGTGGAAGAAGCCGTGCAGGGGCTTGACCATGCCTCATCGCTGGCGGGCGAATCCGGCGCGGCGCTGGGCGACATTGTCACCAGTACAAACCAGTCGGCAGGGCAGATTCAGTCCATTGCCACTGCGGCAGAGCAGCAGGCTGCCACATCTGAAGAAATCAACAAGTCCATTGACGAAATCAACGCCATCGCCGGGCAGACGGACGAGCGCGCCGAAGCCTCGCTCCAGGCCACCCGGCGGCTGGAAGATCTGGCTCTGTCGCTTTCTGGTCTTATCAAGGAGCTGAAAGACCAGTCGGCATAG
- a CDS encoding FAD-binding oxidoreductase, producing MTGEFLTSLTPEHKKFLVDLFEDGVSFDPKVLRVYASDASLLTGTVLAMVRPESAGQLCKFMRWADAEHVAVHPRGRGTSLSGGCVPTVPGIVVSMLGMDKIIEINKEDFVAVVEPGVNTALLQAECEKLGMFYPPDPASGKATSVGGNVITCAGGLRAVKYGVTRDYVLGLEAVLPGGELVKFGGRAHKDVIGLDLGRLFVGSEGTLGIVTKLILKLLPRPEASASVLVGYPSLDAALASMSKVFAAGILPCAVEFMNETVLEILAKTGDVPWPDSVKSLLLFQVDGSKETVPLENARLAKQLDDALWRMEGVGKQEEDKLWAYRRRVSAASYVLGPDRIGGDMAVPRGSILKAVRKFEEIAASNGKRLIAFGHAGDGNIHANLHYDVSDADDARRTLKTHHELDAAALECGGSLSGEHGGGCLKEVGKQLGQKEHALMLRLRRVFDPNRILNPGKGY from the coding sequence ATGACAGGGGAGTTTTTGACCTCGCTCACCCCTGAGCACAAGAAATTTCTTGTGGATCTGTTTGAGGACGGCGTGTCCTTTGACCCCAAGGTGCTGCGCGTTTACGCATCGGATGCCAGCCTGCTCACGGGTACGGTGCTGGCCATGGTTCGGCCCGAGAGCGCCGGGCAACTGTGCAAATTTATGCGATGGGCAGATGCGGAGCATGTGGCAGTGCATCCGCGCGGGCGCGGCACCAGCCTTTCCGGTGGGTGCGTGCCCACGGTTCCCGGCATTGTTGTTTCCATGCTTGGCATGGATAAAATAATCGAGATCAATAAAGAAGATTTTGTTGCCGTAGTGGAGCCGGGCGTTAATACGGCTCTGCTTCAGGCAGAGTGCGAAAAGCTGGGCATGTTTTACCCGCCGGATCCGGCCAGCGGCAAGGCAACCAGCGTTGGCGGCAATGTCATTACCTGCGCCGGGGGCCTGCGCGCCGTAAAATACGGCGTCACCCGCGATTACGTGCTTGGGCTGGAGGCCGTGTTGCCCGGCGGCGAACTGGTGAAGTTCGGGGGCCGCGCCCATAAGGATGTCATAGGCCTTGACCTTGGGCGGCTCTTTGTGGGCAGCGAGGGCACCCTTGGCATTGTGACCAAGCTTATTCTCAAACTTTTGCCTCGGCCCGAGGCCTCGGCATCTGTGCTTGTGGGTTATCCTTCGCTGGATGCGGCCCTGGCCTCCATGAGCAAGGTTTTTGCCGCTGGTATCCTGCCCTGCGCCGTGGAATTCATGAATGAAACCGTGCTGGAAATCCTTGCCAAAACCGGTGATGTGCCGTGGCCGGACAGCGTCAAATCACTGCTGCTGTTTCAGGTGGACGGCAGCAAGGAGACTGTGCCGCTGGAGAATGCCCGCCTCGCCAAACAGCTTGACGACGCCCTGTGGCGCATGGAAGGCGTGGGCAAGCAAGAGGAAGACAAGCTGTGGGCCTATAGGCGCAGGGTTTCAGCGGCCTCCTATGTGCTCGGGCCAGACCGTATCGGCGGCGACATGGCCGTGCCGCGCGGCTCCATTCTCAAGGCCGTGCGTAAATTTGAAGAAATTGCCGCCAGCAACGGCAAGCGCCTTATCGCCTTTGGGCATGCGGGCGACGGCAACATCCACGCCAATCTGCATTACGATGTCTCTGACGCTGACGATGCCCGCCGCACACTGAAAACCCATCATGAGCTGGATGCGGCAGCGCTTGAGTGTGGCGGCAGTCTTTCTGGCGAGCACGGCGGCGGATGCCTGAAAGAAGTTGGCAAGCAGCTCGGGCAGAAGGAACATGCCCTCATGCTGCGTCTGCGCCGTGTCTTTGATCCCAACCGCATTCTCAATCCCGGCAAGGGGTACTGA
- a CDS encoding (Fe-S)-binding protein, with protein MKRGCTQCGECLNVCPVYALFKREEYAPKGKRLLLEQIDPEFGGSPDSPLPWEDIRELARLCAGCERCQQACARKLSTSDLLAEARARNPHWTQTLWDMWIRRAGPLWPMAGKIAMLAPDFVIPGVLRSSVETARALVDLEPCEPWLTLRPRKKVSGVKVALFSGCTAKNARPHWISNARQLLAGWGYDLVDIADFACCGGTLHHAGQLGALAEVRERNLELWRRADKPLMTSFCASCKHSLDGYTAVMSAEEGKEWKQKCVGLSSLLVGPQISPTGTAPAVVGYHQPCHWGSDDPDLPLLTAGLPGLKKGTGLCCGMGGILKMSNPDLSADMARKCLKGFAPEIRHIVTGCSGCVMQLSATAGKDVQVRHWLDVTALADSRT; from the coding sequence ATGAAACGCGGCTGTACACAATGCGGTGAATGCCTGAATGTCTGCCCTGTGTACGCGCTCTTCAAGCGCGAGGAATACGCGCCCAAGGGCAAGCGCCTGCTTCTGGAGCAGATTGATCCCGAATTCGGCGGCAGCCCGGATTCCCCCCTGCCCTGGGAGGATATCCGCGAACTGGCCCGTCTCTGCGCCGGGTGCGAGCGGTGCCAGCAGGCCTGCGCGCGCAAGCTTTCTACCAGCGATCTGCTGGCCGAGGCACGGGCACGTAATCCTCACTGGACGCAAACGCTCTGGGACATGTGGATTCGCCGCGCAGGCCCACTGTGGCCCATGGCGGGCAAAATTGCCATGCTTGCGCCAGATTTCGTTATTCCCGGCGTGTTGCGGTCTTCTGTGGAAACCGCCCGAGCGCTGGTTGATCTGGAGCCTTGCGAACCGTGGCTGACCCTGCGCCCCCGCAAAAAGGTCAGCGGCGTCAAAGTCGCCCTGTTCAGCGGCTGCACGGCAAAAAATGCGCGTCCCCACTGGATATCCAATGCCCGGCAACTGCTGGCAGGCTGGGGATACGACCTTGTGGACATTGCGGATTTTGCCTGCTGCGGCGGCACGTTGCACCATGCCGGGCAGTTGGGGGCCCTGGCAGAAGTGCGCGAGCGCAACCTTGAGCTGTGGCGTAGGGCTGACAAACCACTAATGACGAGCTTTTGCGCCTCGTGCAAGCACAGCCTTGATGGCTACACCGCCGTTATGTCGGCGGAGGAGGGCAAGGAGTGGAAGCAGAAGTGCGTTGGGCTTTCCTCCCTGCTTGTGGGGCCGCAGATCAGCCCCACGGGAACGGCCCCGGCAGTGGTGGGTTATCATCAGCCTTGCCACTGGGGTTCTGATGATCCTGATTTGCCCCTGCTCACGGCGGGGCTGCCGGGCTTGAAAAAAGGCACTGGCCTGTGCTGCGGCATGGGCGGCATACTGAAAATGTCCAACCCCGATCTTTCAGCAGACATGGCGCGCAAATGCCTGAAAGGCTTTGCCCCTGAAATCCGGCACATTGTCACCGGGTGCAGCGGCTGCGTCATGCAGCTTTCGGCTACAGCGGGCAAGGATGTACAGGTGCGGCACTGGCTTGATGTGACAGCACTGGCAGATTCCCGCACTTAG